In Ruminococcaceae bacterium BL-4, one DNA window encodes the following:
- a CDS encoding conserved protein of unknown function (Evidence 4 : Unknown function but conserved in other organisms), with product MGKWEKVRLGDVCIIERGGSPRPIDNYLTDNEDGVNWIKIGDTEPNSMYITKTKEKIIAEGVKKSRRVYSGDFLLSNSMSFGRPYILKIDGCIHDGWLLIRDEKNIFDKRFLYYYLSSDAIYFKFKGLAVGGVVNNLNSSMVRNVKVPLPPLDVQQNIADVLDKASALIELRKTQKDKLDLIIKSQFIEMFGDPVTNAKGWETVSLNSICDGIGDGLHGTPNYQVDGEFPFINGNNLIDGKIVITPATKSINISEYEKYYIEISNNAILVSINGTLGKLAFYHGEKIVLGKSACYCNLKPNMNKCFIYGLMKSNGFQRFLESSSTKSTIKNVGLKAMREFQVIKPPIFLQNEFAAFVGQVDKNKKLLQQSLSKLELNYKSLMQKCFRGEIF from the coding sequence ATGGGTAAATGGGAAAAGGTGCGCTTAGGGGATGTATGCATAATAGAAAGAGGTGGCTCGCCTAGACCAATTGATAACTATCTAACCGACAATGAAGATGGAGTCAACTGGATTAAAATAGGAGATACAGAGCCGAATAGCATGTATATCACCAAAACAAAAGAAAAAATAATAGCCGAGGGAGTTAAAAAGTCAAGGCGAGTATATAGTGGGGATTTTCTTCTTTCTAATTCAATGAGTTTTGGAAGACCATATATACTTAAAATTGATGGATGCATACATGATGGATGGCTTTTAATAAGAGACGAGAAAAATATTTTTGATAAAAGATTTTTATATTACTATCTTAGTTCAGATGCAATATATTTTAAATTTAAGGGACTAGCTGTTGGTGGTGTTGTAAACAACCTGAATAGCTCGATGGTAAGGAATGTAAAAGTTCCCCTGCCGCCGCTAGATGTCCAGCAAAATATTGCCGATGTACTAGACAAAGCGTCCGCACTTATCGAGCTGCGCAAGACCCAAAAGGATAAGCTGGATTTGATCATTAAATCACAATTTATTGAGATGTTTGGCGATCCGGTAACAAATGCAAAGGGATGGGAAACGGTATCGCTAAACAGTATTTGTGATGGCATTGGCGATGGTTTACATGGCACACCAAATTATCAAGTGGATGGAGAGTTTCCTTTCATTAATGGCAATAACTTAATTGATGGCAAGATTGTAATCACGCCAGCCACTAAGAGTATTAATATATCCGAATATGAAAAGTATTATATTGAGATAAGCAATAATGCAATTCTTGTTTCAATTAATGGTACTTTGGGCAAATTGGCTTTTTATCACGGCGAAAAGATTGTTTTAGGGAAAAGCGCCTGCTATTGTAATTTGAAACCAAATATGAATAAATGTTTCATATACGGGCTTATGAAAAGTAATGGCTTTCAAAGGTTCCTCGAAAGTAGTTCAACTAAAAGTACAATTAAAAATGTTGGACTGAAAGCAATGAGAGAGTTTCAAGTAATTAAACCACCTATCTTTCTTCAGAATGAATTCGCCGCTTTTGTTGGGCAGGTGGATAAAAACAAAAAACTTCTTCAGCAATCCCTTTCTAAGCTCGAGCTCAATTATAAATCCCTGATGCAAAAATGCTTCCGGGGAGAGATATTCTGA
- a CDS encoding ResIII domain-containing protein produces MNESKEFESADETLPVNLRPHQEQAINTAYRLLVDGQTKVLLQLATGSGKTAVLVELANRLLKSNIIHSALILTSTRMMAEQIASDFFKSTTHFVVGKVSRSENNSITILTYSKLRTQATITSDIKYDLIICDDAQYTKNNIIEHLLQSLSTKFVGIISPNLSSKENQGWFKNTPPAFTYSTIDSRIDGYRNIILRPQEYGLAVEDFLGRLLQQYGYNVIKEARIRANTKVIYPDLLVQSNEQKIVFEIKAYRNRFVSKGTIDTAVNQILNYKNILETNENIETSRESIFCLVLLCEIDHRQKEQFFKQYGITIWDIANLLFVCKENNDFTKVLNDLLYFPITDVVPEKPYGWIPKQLKLVSESTEPSQNIAESLEERLRACKPGKEKKASEEYECICTDIIRFLFENEFTQSSDQHKTGDDLFRMDLLCGIKGTSAFWELLIRHYNTRFVVFEYKNYSTLLPQNLIYVTEKYLFNAALRNVAIIISRKGFSKNAQIAALGCLKESSKLIIDLTDEDLIQMLHKKIDGEEASDFLLWKLECLLMSVGK; encoded by the coding sequence ATGAATGAATCTAAAGAATTTGAATCTGCTGATGAGACCCTTCCTGTAAATTTGCGTCCTCATCAGGAACAAGCCATAAATACTGCGTATAGACTTTTAGTCGATGGCCAGACAAAAGTTCTTTTACAATTAGCCACTGGTTCAGGGAAAACCGCGGTTTTAGTAGAGTTAGCAAATCGCCTTTTGAAAAGTAATATTATTCATAGTGCATTAATTCTGACAAGTACACGTATGATGGCAGAACAAATTGCATCTGATTTTTTTAAATCAACAACACACTTTGTTGTAGGAAAAGTAAGTCGGTCTGAGAACAATTCAATTACGATTCTTACATATTCTAAGCTTCGTACGCAGGCAACAATTACTTCTGATATTAAATATGATTTGATAATATGTGATGATGCACAATATACAAAAAATAATATTATTGAACATTTATTGCAATCTCTATCGACCAAGTTTGTGGGCATCATATCTCCTAATTTATCTAGCAAGGAAAATCAAGGGTGGTTCAAAAATACTCCCCCGGCTTTTACATATTCAACTATAGATAGTAGAATAGATGGCTATCGGAATATTATACTACGGCCGCAAGAATATGGATTGGCAGTAGAAGATTTTTTGGGTCGACTTTTGCAACAGTATGGCTATAATGTCATAAAAGAAGCAAGAATAAGAGCAAATACAAAAGTTATCTATCCGGATTTACTAGTACAATCTAATGAACAAAAAATCGTTTTTGAGATCAAAGCATATAGAAATAGATTTGTTTCCAAAGGGACAATCGATACTGCGGTAAATCAAATTCTGAATTATAAAAATATACTTGAAACTAATGAAAATATTGAAACTTCTCGAGAAAGTATTTTCTGTCTTGTCCTTTTATGCGAAATTGATCATCGGCAGAAAGAACAATTTTTTAAGCAATATGGAATTACCATTTGGGACATTGCTAATCTATTGTTTGTTTGCAAGGAAAATAATGATTTTACAAAAGTTCTTAATGATCTTTTATATTTTCCAATTACAGATGTTGTTCCAGAAAAGCCATATGGATGGATACCAAAACAGTTAAAATTAGTTTCTGAATCTACAGAGCCATCACAGAATATAGCCGAATCACTTGAGGAACGATTACGTGCGTGCAAGCCAGGAAAAGAAAAGAAGGCATCTGAAGAATACGAATGTATATGTACAGATATTATTCGATTCCTTTTTGAAAATGAATTCACTCAAAGTTCAGATCAGCATAAGACTGGCGACGATTTGTTCAGAATGGATTTATTATGTGGGATAAAAGGTACATCAGCATTTTGGGAATTGCTAATTAGGCATTATAATACCCGCTTTGTAGTATTTGAATATAAAAATTATTCTACTTTACTTCCTCAAAATCTAATCTATGTAACGGAGAAATATTTATTTAATGCAGCGCTTAGAAATGTGGCAATAATAATATCTCGCAAAGGATTTTCAAAAAATGCTCAAATTGCGGCGTTGGGATGCTTAAAAGAAAGTAGCAAACTAATAATTGACCTGACGGATGAAGATCTAATACAAATGCTCCATAAAAAGATTGATGGAGAAGAAGCATCTGACTTTCTGCTTTGGAAATTGGAATGTTTATTAATGTCGGTTGGGAAATAA
- a CDS encoding Putative transcriptional regulator (Evidence 3 : Putative function from multiple computational evidences): MEHSGDMMSQNIKADKTIGENIRKWRSAKGMTQEQLSAQLQVRGCDISRGTLAKIEAGIRHISVEELNAIKAVLDIAYDDFFSQG; the protein is encoded by the coding sequence TTGGAACACAGCGGTGATATGATGAGTCAAAATATTAAAGCAGACAAAACCATCGGCGAAAATATTCGCAAATGGAGAAGTGCCAAGGGTATGACGCAAGAGCAGCTTTCTGCTCAATTACAGGTACGCGGTTGCGATATATCGAGGGGGACTTTGGCGAAAATTGAGGCCGGTATAAGACATATTTCTGTAGAAGAGCTGAATGCAATCAAAGCTGTACTTGATATTGCATACGACGATTTTTTTTCACAAGGATAA
- a CDS encoding Type I restriction-modification system R subunit, with protein MHTNFDFLLNDPQFEPFAEAAVSAEKVLPISPALCATACRTALEFAVKWVYSVDKSLTKPYEDKLVTLMSTEDFKDLLPVGMIPKLNYLRKVGNNATHNAKGVSRDQAVLALQNLHSFMDFVAYCYGANYTEVAFDKTLLEAKPQPVPVPVTPPAAEEVDFQTLLDENFPKREKLTAKRVNQLKQGYTVKPMDMTEADTRKAYIDVMLQDAGWQRGAHWIDEYPIEEMPNKSGKGAADYVLFGDNGLPLAVIEAKRTSVNVEKGRQQAVLYADYLEKKYRQRPVIFMTNGYDTRIWNDKYYPERPISGIYSKRDLEKEFNKIQSRTALKAVRVNDEIANRYYQKEAIQAVCDAFDARNRRKALLVMATGSGKTRTVIALADVLIRHGWVKNLLFLADRSALVTQAKRAFHNLMPNLSLCNLTEGKEEASARAVFSTYQTMMNCIDATRDEQGDRLFTPGHFDLIVVDEAHRSIYNKYKDIFTYFDALLVGLTATPKDEIDKNTYGIFDLESGVPTYGYELSHAVQDGYLVNFVSIETELKFMTKGITFEELSPEEQEEYENTFADEDGNLPASIDSSALNEWIFNSDTIKKALHVLMQNGQRVEFGEKIGKTIIFAKNHNHAEKILEVWNQEFPDYPSHYARVIDNYTNYAQSIIDDFSDKTKLPQIAISVDMLDTGIDVPEILNLVFFKKVMSRAKFWQMIGRGTRTCTELIDGTDKQQFYIFDLCRNFEFFRMHAKGREAGTVSTLQERTFNTKTEMAYKMQELAFQTDMLKTYRKELVQDLVAQVKALPRESFAVKQHLRIIDKYQTENDFDTLTYENTLQIAEHIAPLVLPTGDDISAARFDMLIYQIELAMMTEKTCTRAKNDVVRKASALAKYGTIPAVAKQQELIGQIIHNDFLERAGISDYEEIRKNLRDLIKFIPDDERVRYDTNFTDDILSMEWNKSQLDNDDLANYKKKVNYYILQHQNVPAIAKLKGNQPLTSEDVQSLESILWEELGTKEQYDAQYGKTPLGELVRSIVGLSQQAANEAFSRFLNNAGLDSQQMYFVRKVVNYIVKNGMMKDLSVLQESPFTDMGSVSELFDDVTVFMDLRSVIENINHNAMVA; from the coding sequence ATGCATACCAACTTTGACTTCCTGCTGAACGATCCGCAGTTTGAGCCTTTTGCCGAGGCCGCAGTCTCGGCGGAAAAGGTGCTGCCCATTTCGCCTGCCCTGTGTGCCACCGCGTGCCGCACAGCGTTGGAGTTTGCGGTCAAGTGGGTCTACAGCGTGGATAAATCCCTCACCAAGCCCTACGAAGACAAACTGGTCACCCTTATGAGCACCGAGGATTTCAAAGATCTGCTGCCCGTGGGTATGATACCGAAGCTGAATTACCTGCGCAAGGTGGGCAATAATGCTACGCACAACGCCAAAGGCGTCAGCCGCGATCAGGCGGTGCTGGCGCTGCAGAATCTGCACAGCTTCATGGATTTCGTCGCCTATTGCTATGGTGCAAACTACACCGAGGTCGCTTTTGACAAGACGCTGCTGGAAGCCAAACCGCAGCCGGTCCCCGTGCCCGTAACGCCACCGGCTGCCGAAGAAGTGGATTTCCAGACCCTGCTGGACGAAAACTTCCCCAAGCGGGAGAAGCTTACCGCCAAGCGCGTGAATCAACTCAAACAAGGCTATACCGTCAAGCCTATGGATATGACGGAAGCGGATACCCGCAAGGCCTATATCGATGTGATGCTGCAGGACGCCGGTTGGCAGCGTGGAGCCCATTGGATTGACGAATATCCCATCGAGGAGATGCCCAACAAATCCGGGAAGGGCGCGGCTGATTATGTCCTTTTCGGCGACAACGGTCTGCCGCTCGCCGTCATTGAGGCCAAACGCACCAGCGTCAATGTGGAAAAGGGCCGTCAACAGGCAGTGCTTTACGCCGATTATCTCGAAAAGAAATATAGGCAGCGGCCTGTCATCTTTATGACCAACGGTTACGATACGCGTATATGGAACGATAAATACTATCCTGAGCGGCCGATATCCGGCATTTACTCCAAGCGCGATCTTGAAAAAGAGTTCAACAAAATTCAAAGCCGCACCGCACTCAAGGCCGTGCGGGTCAATGACGAGATTGCCAACCGCTATTATCAGAAGGAAGCCATTCAGGCGGTGTGCGATGCATTTGATGCGCGTAACCGTCGTAAAGCACTTCTGGTAATGGCCACCGGCAGCGGCAAAACGAGAACAGTTATTGCGCTTGCGGATGTGCTGATTCGCCATGGCTGGGTTAAGAATCTGTTGTTCCTGGCCGATCGCAGCGCTCTTGTTACTCAGGCGAAGCGGGCTTTTCACAACCTGATGCCCAATCTTTCTCTTTGCAACCTTACCGAAGGCAAGGAGGAGGCCAGCGCCCGCGCGGTGTTTTCCACTTATCAGACCATGATGAACTGCATTGACGCCACCCGTGACGAGCAGGGCGACAGGCTCTTTACGCCGGGCCATTTTGATCTGATTGTTGTCGATGAGGCCCATCGCAGTATCTATAATAAATACAAAGATATCTTTACATATTTTGATGCCCTGCTGGTGGGGCTGACGGCAACGCCCAAGGATGAAATTGATAAAAACACCTATGGAATTTTTGACTTGGAATCAGGTGTGCCTACCTACGGGTACGAACTTTCGCATGCGGTGCAGGACGGTTATCTGGTGAACTTTGTATCCATCGAAACAGAGCTTAAATTCATGACTAAGGGTATTACCTTTGAGGAGCTTTCGCCGGAAGAGCAGGAGGAGTATGAAAACACGTTTGCCGATGAGGACGGAAATCTGCCTGCTTCTATCGATTCCAGCGCCCTGAACGAATGGATTTTCAACAGCGATACCATTAAAAAAGCCCTGCACGTCCTGATGCAAAACGGCCAACGAGTGGAGTTCGGTGAAAAAATCGGCAAGACCATCATCTTCGCCAAAAACCACAATCATGCCGAGAAAATTCTCGAAGTCTGGAATCAGGAATTTCCCGATTACCCCAGCCACTACGCGCGGGTGATCGACAACTATACAAATTATGCTCAGAGCATCATCGACGACTTTTCGGATAAGACTAAGTTGCCGCAGATTGCGATCTCTGTTGATATGCTGGACACCGGCATCGACGTTCCAGAAATCCTCAACCTGGTATTTTTCAAAAAAGTAATGAGCCGGGCAAAATTCTGGCAGATGATAGGCCGCGGCACCCGTACCTGCACGGAGCTGATCGACGGCACAGATAAACAGCAGTTTTATATTTTCGACCTGTGCCGGAATTTTGAATTCTTTCGCATGCACGCCAAAGGTCGCGAGGCTGGAACTGTCAGTACGCTTCAGGAACGGACCTTCAACACGAAGACTGAAATGGCGTACAAAATGCAGGAGCTTGCGTTCCAGACGGATATGCTCAAAACATACCGTAAAGAGCTTGTACAAGATTTGGTTGCGCAGGTCAAAGCATTGCCGAGAGAAAGTTTTGCGGTGAAGCAGCATCTGCGCATCATTGATAAATACCAGACAGAAAATGATTTTGACACACTGACCTATGAAAACACTTTACAGATAGCAGAACATATTGCGCCGCTTGTCCTGCCCACCGGTGATGACATTTCAGCGGCACGGTTTGACATGTTGATTTATCAGATTGAGCTTGCAATGATGACTGAAAAGACTTGCACACGGGCGAAAAACGATGTGGTCCGTAAAGCGTCCGCGCTAGCAAAATACGGGACGATTCCGGCTGTCGCAAAGCAGCAGGAGTTAATCGGGCAGATTATCCATAACGATTTTCTGGAACGTGCAGGCATTTCGGATTATGAGGAGATCCGCAAAAATCTGCGGGATCTGATCAAATTTATCCCAGATGATGAGCGCGTTCGCTACGACACCAACTTTACCGACGATATCCTGTCTATGGAATGGAACAAGTCGCAACTGGATAATGACGATCTGGCTAACTACAAGAAAAAGGTCAATTATTATATCCTTCAGCATCAGAATGTCCCGGCTATTGCAAAACTCAAGGGAAATCAGCCTTTAACTTCGGAGGATGTGCAGTCGCTGGAAAGCATCCTGTGGGAAGAATTGGGCACGAAGGAACAATATGATGCTCAGTATGGCAAAACTCCGCTAGGCGAGCTGGTACGCTCCATTGTGGGACTTAGCCAGCAGGCAGCCAACGAAGCTTTTTCCCGCTTCCTGAATAATGCCGGACTTGACAGCCAGCAGATGTACTTTGTTCGGAAGGTCGTCAATTATATCGTTAAAAACGGCATGATGAAAGACCTATCGGTGTTGCAGGAAAGCCCCTTCACCGATATGGGCAGTGTCAGCGAATTGTTTGACGACGTAACGGTATTTATGGACTTGCGATCGGTGATCGAAAATATAAACCATAATGCAATGGTGGCATAG
- a CDS encoding Type I restriction-modification system methyltransferase subunit codes for MITGEVKNKVDKLWEMFWTGGLTNPLDVIEQITYLMFIRDLDQTDNSRQKESVMLGLPYTSIFKGKEHLKWSSLRDKPAETMYQTMQGEVFPFIKNLHEDQNSTYAKYMDDAIFKVPTPQLLEKIVTSLDELYDLIDKLPDKRDARGDLYEYMLSKLSTAGTNGQFRTPRHIIRMMVELLDLKPDDFICDPACGTSGFLVAAGEYLKEHYLNEIFYNKDVKAHYDNEMFTGYDMDRTMLRIGAMNMMTHGVQNPSIVYKDSLSDQNTDAGKYTKILTNPPFKGSLDYDIVATDLTKVVKTKKTELLFLALILRMLKNGGRCASIVPDGVLFGSSTAHKAIRREIVESNRLEAVISMPSGVFKPYAGVSTAVLVFTKTGAGGTDKVWFYDMQSDGYSLDDKRTPLEQSDIPDIVARFHKLSGEEGRARTDQSFLVPKDEIVGNDYDLSINKYKQSAYKEEEYPHPLEILTEINELEMDITAGLAELGEILHG; via the coding sequence ATGATCACAGGCGAAGTAAAAAATAAAGTCGACAAACTCTGGGAGATGTTCTGGACCGGAGGCCTTACCAATCCTCTGGACGTTATTGAACAGATTACATACCTTATGTTTATCCGTGACCTTGACCAAACCGATAATTCCCGGCAGAAGGAAAGCGTCATGCTGGGGCTTCCCTATACAAGCATATTCAAGGGGAAAGAGCATTTGAAATGGTCCTCCCTGCGGGACAAGCCTGCTGAAACCATGTACCAAACCATGCAGGGTGAAGTGTTCCCGTTTATCAAAAATCTGCATGAGGATCAGAACAGCACCTATGCAAAATATATGGACGACGCCATTTTCAAGGTGCCCACCCCTCAGCTTTTGGAGAAAATCGTTACCTCGCTGGATGAACTGTATGACCTTATTGATAAACTGCCCGACAAACGTGATGCACGGGGAGACCTGTACGAATATATGCTCTCCAAGTTGTCAACTGCCGGCACAAACGGCCAGTTCCGCACGCCCCGGCACATTATCCGCATGATGGTGGAACTTCTGGATCTGAAACCGGACGATTTTATTTGCGACCCGGCCTGCGGTACCAGCGGTTTTTTGGTGGCGGCGGGAGAATATTTGAAGGAACACTATCTCAACGAAATTTTCTACAACAAGGATGTCAAGGCTCATTACGATAACGAGATGTTTACCGGTTATGACATGGATCGGACCATGTTGCGCATCGGTGCCATGAACATGATGACCCATGGCGTACAGAACCCCAGCATCGTTTATAAGGACAGTCTTTCCGACCAGAACACCGATGCGGGCAAATACACCAAAATTTTGACCAACCCACCCTTTAAGGGCAGTTTGGATTATGATATTGTGGCCACCGATCTCACCAAGGTGGTAAAGACCAAAAAGACGGAACTGCTGTTTCTGGCCCTGATTCTGCGGATGCTGAAAAACGGTGGTCGCTGCGCTTCTATTGTGCCGGACGGTGTGCTGTTCGGCTCTTCTACGGCGCACAAGGCCATTCGCCGTGAGATTGTGGAAAGCAATCGACTGGAGGCGGTGATCTCCATGCCCTCCGGCGTGTTCAAGCCCTATGCAGGTGTGAGCACCGCCGTATTGGTGTTCACCAAGACCGGCGCGGGCGGCACTGACAAGGTGTGGTTTTACGACATGCAGTCCGACGGCTACAGCCTGGACGACAAGCGTACCCCATTGGAGCAGAGCGATATTCCTGATATTGTGGCACGTTTTCATAAGCTTTCGGGGGAAGAAGGCCGGGCGCGTACCGATCAGAGCTTTCTGGTACCCAAGGATGAGATTGTGGGCAACGATTACGATCTTTCCATCAACAAATATAAACAGAGCGCCTACAAGGAAGAAGAATACCCTCACCCGCTGGAGATTTTGACGGAGATCAATGAGCTGGAAATGGACATTACCGCCGGGTTGGCAGAGCTGGGGGAAATACTCCATGGGTAA